The nucleotide sequence AATTACACAACCAATAAGGCTTTCTGCGATACCACCCAAATTCAGGAAGTTGTGGGGATCATTAGTGTTGCTTTCTTCTACATGAACACCCTTCTGTGAGCCTGGCCTTTCCTCCCATCAGCTGGCACAACTCTGTTGAACAACCTACACAAAGCACCACCATGTGGGAATGGCTACAAACCCTGGCAATCCTGCAGCAACCTGGACATTTTCCatccataaaataagaatttggaCTTTGAATgagccatttctttttctgttttttctcttcctcttccaacGATGAATGTAGTAAGTCTCTAGCTAAAGGCATGTTGATTCTTTTGCAAGCCCCGCCCACCCATCTCTCTCACTGATATTCTAAATATATGTCTTGTGTCCAGATGGGAGGAGGGATGACAGGGATAGGgacaaagaaatatttatttgatttacaTCTTATCTTGCAGTAAACTGACGCTGCTGGAAAATGAAATTTGACACCTCAGATTTTTCTTAAGCAGAatcttataaaaacagaaaaaataagtcTATTTTATATGTGGTAATACTTTTGACAGAAGGTTAACTCCAGATAACAAAAGCTGAATAAATTAGGCTTCCTGTCATGTAACCCAGATGTGGTAGGCTCTCCCCTTTTTGACATAAAAGGCATCCTTGCCAACCTAGCGCAGCACCAGGGGATTCGGTTTGATTGTCTCTTGCACCTGAGCGCTTGTTTGTGATGTCTTCTCCTGCAGGTAACCAGTAGAGGCACCCCCTAATAATCCAACTGTCAGGGGGATACCTTTCCAGCACCATCTTCTTCTGAGCAATATCAACCAAACTATACCATTTGCAGACCCATGACATCCCTTCCCTCCAACCTCAGCACAGCGCACACCAGATTACAAGGCGAGAATACAAAATTCTTTactgaagagggagagaaagagagagtaaaTGGAAGTCGTGGTCTTTTGTAACCTAATCACAGAGACTCCAGTCACTTTTGCCATATACTGTTCATGAGAAGTGAgtcactgggaattccctggcagtccagtagaatgccgggctttcactgctgagggcacaggttcgatccttggtcagggaactaagatcctgcatgccacgtggtgcagccaagaaaagaaaaaaaagaaaaaaaagaatgtggggaTCCATGGAGCCATTTTAGAGACTGTCTGCTACATGTGATACTCAGTGAAGGCGCTACTGAAACCCAAGGAGAGAGGGATGATCTTTTCAATATATGGTGCTGGGTTAATTGCATATCCATATGGAAAGTTAACCATGACCCTCGAattgtatacaaaaattaacttgagatAGGTggtagacctaaatgtaagaggcaaaacaataaaacttctaaaataaaGTATCAGAAAATGCCTCCATGACCTTGGGgtaggcaaaaatttcttagaGCATAAAGAGTACTAACTACAGATGAAAAGATTGATAAAGTGGACTTCATTACAATTACGAACTTATTAATgagtttaattaaaatataaaaaataatatattagctTAATTAGCACTAGCtactaaaacaaacaatgcaacaacggtttatttctcactcacattACAGTCGGATGTGGATTAATTCTCTTCCAGGCAGTGACTCAAGGACTCAGAGTGCTTCCATCTGGTGGCTTCAAGGTCACACTAGTGTTATCCAGACAGCAAACAGGggcaagagtttggaaaaggcaaactGGATACTCACCCATCTAGGTGCACAAGTGACACATGTCATTTCCACTCAAACTCCATAGACTAGAACTAGTCCATGGCCAATCCAGCTGCAAAGGGATGCTGAGAAGTGTAGGGTAGCTCGGGGCTGTCCATGAGTACTGACAGGCTCTGCCAAGAAGATGAAACGGAAAACAAACTACTGATCACTTTGGATAATGTTACTACTTTaagttgaaagaattttgaaacggacacagaaaaataaatgtgaaggaaaaaaatgaactactACCTAAATGAAAACAGACATTCAGGTCATCTCCTGCTCATCCTGATTTGTAAAGATCCTTTTTCTGCCATCCTGACCACTGAGACCACTTGAAGGATTTACATTGGACAGAGCAGAAAGGTACTGGCAAGAAAGAGATGAATAAATCCTGAAGATGAGAGGAAAGAACAAGAACAGAGTAGGCAGCACAGGCTAGGTTTGCGGAAGGTTTTGGAgaggttgagaaagaaaaatgagagagttTGGGGCACCTGTACTGGGGGTAAGCaattgagagagaaagacagggagGAAGAAGTTTTAGAAAGAACTTCATGAAGGTGTGGCGTACACTGAGATTGGAATGGGGACCTTTGGATACTTCTGAGACAACATCTATAATGCTAATTacattgttttttacatctttttcttgatgtTCAGAATCTTCTTTCTTTGACTGTGACTTTGTGCCCAGACTGGTCAATAGGTAGATGAACTTCATAAAGGTTATGtaaatttctttagaaaattcTGACAAACACTTGCATTAAGTGCCTACTTTCAAGAGGTGATAGCAAAGTAGATGTTGTGTGGAATGACGGCATCTGCTTCCTTGTGGCTATAAGAGCATTACGAACCACGAATGGGGCTCTTATGCCCAGGAACTTAGACCCGCACTGGATGTCCTCCCACTGATACCAGCAACTGATGTTTCAAATGGTAATTTTAACGTCAAAATGAGAACAGCCAGGGCACTTCTACTGGGAGGTTAATGAACAATGAGAAAGGCGATAGAAGCAACTTGATGTGTACGAAAGAGCAGTATCTTTGGAGTCAGGCAAGCCTGAATTTTCATCTGGGTTTATTAGTTAAGCTATATGACATTGGACCAAGTATTCAAGATTTCTGAGTGCCAATTTCCTCCTCGGTAAGATGGTAGGAAGGGCATTACCTCACAGTGTTAGGGCAGGGGTGTTAAAGATCATACGTATGAAGCACTCAGCACGATGCTCGGTGAAGAGTAAGTGTGTAATATACATGAGAGCCCTTTGCCTTCCACCTCCACTTTCTGGATGCCAAAGTTCAGGGAACGAGATGAGTAAGGCTTTGCGTAAGAGATGGATGATAGGGAGAATGTTCCCGGGACAAGAACAGTACAAGGAAAGAACTGAAGGTGAGGAATGACCATGGCATTTGCTGAAAAGAGCAGAGACTTTGTGAGGGAAACTACAGAAGACAAGAGTTGCACAGGGCTTTCCAGACTGCCAGGCCCTTCACGGACTGGCCCTATGACCTCTCCATCTTCACCTTCTACCATACCCTAGTCTCTGAATTTCACCAAGAGCAGCCCTCTCTCAGTTCCTTGAATATTCTGTGCTTTCTCTTACACCTCTCTCCCACGGGGCATCTGCCGATGCTGCtgcctctgtctggaatgcttcCCCCATCTCTGCATCTTACTGTTCATTCCTATTCATCCTTTATATGTTAACACAAATGTCAGGCAAGCCTTCCTTGAAAACCTCAACTAAGTCAGACCTGCTCTGAAAATAATCTGTAACTTTCCCTTCTATCACTCATCACGGTTTAGAATCATCTATTACTTTGGGTAATTCTTTATTTGATGTATATACCCCCCCCGCCTCAGTGGGCCATCATCGTATCCCTAACATCTAGGGCATAGAAAGCCCTCCATAAATGCCttttcaatggatgaatgaatgagtacatgTCTTCTGATGGGATTAAAAGTCAATCTTGTCATTCAAAGGTCTCTCCAATAGGCTCTCTGGCGAAGCAATGACAGATTGGTCTGGACTACCCATAAATGTCCCAAATCTCCAGCCCGGAGGCAGTGCCCCACTGCAATCTTCTTTGCAGGCTGAGAGTTGATGGATACCTCTCTAGTAATCCCTATTGTGTCACCTAGCTGTGTGTGCTATCTGTGAAACTGGTCTCAAAAACTGAAAGTTAATTTAGACTCACTCCCTAAATGCTATACCAAATGCTTTATATAAAGGAATCAAAACCTCTGCTTAAATGCTTGCCTTCTGAGCAAGGGCTCTCTCTGCTGACATAAGCCAATAAGAATGGCAATGTGGAGGTAAAGCCAGAAGCACCAACTTCAACTCCTTTGCTACTTTTCAACTTGTAAATGATTGGTTTGGAGTCTTATTCTGTGGATCCCACAGGGAAGGCCTAGAATCAGTTTACAGAATGACAGAAGGTTGTAATTCACATAAGAAACAATTTATCAGAACTGCTTCAAGATGAAATGGTtggctactgtatagcacagggaactatattcaatatcctgtgataaaccataatggaaatgaataggaaagagattatatatatgtataactaatttctgccgtagagcagaaattaacacattgtaaatcaattataattcaataaaataaaatttttgtaaaaaaagatTGAATGGTTGGGACTGGAAAGCAATGAGTTCTCTGTCACTGGAGGCATTCAAGAAAAGACTGAATAACCCCTTTACAAAATTACTGCATATCAGatggggaggaaaaagagaagagccCTGAGATTCTTCCCAACACTGACACTGGGAGATTCTGCAATGGGTGTTCTTTGAGCTGTCTCTCTAGTCATGCAGAATGGGTTTACACTGAATCATCTCCTCTCTTCCCTGGATTCCCTTGACCCCAAGAGTCCTCTGGCCAGGATTGGGGTAGAGTCCACGGCCAGGAAACATAACGAAGTTAATACTCTTACAGAGACTGAAACCATGACTTTGGTTCTCATTAGCTCCGTCCTCTAACCCCCTTAACTTCACAGGCACATTTCTGATAGCAAAATTaattagagagacagagagagacagagagaatcagagagagagagagagagagagagagagagagagagggagagagagagagggagggagggagagggagggagggagagggagagggagagggagggagggagagggagagggagagggagggagggggagagcacTCCACACCAGGCAAAGTGATGGAATCCAATGACATCTATTTCATCATGATAACTTTGTACTCCTGTTTAAGAATGAAATTTTCAGgggtgataaaaattaaaatgctggtTTTGAAGTATTCTGAGTGAGAAATTTTCTATCAAAGCCAGAGGAAATGTTATGCAAAAGGATTTGCAGCTTCCACCACGAGAGACATAAATCTCACATATTAATAGATTTGACCTAGTTGCAATCATAGTCAGCTTCATTCTCATCTCGTCTCCCTCCCATGTTTATTCTGTATTTGGCTATAGCTCACTCTGAAAGCCCACAGGATATCCGTGGAtatgcaaaaagaatgaaaagtaggCAGTTAGCATGataataaacagaaatgaaaataaactggGCTCGAAGATCTTTCAGTGTTGCTAACAACTTTAAATTATTAGGGCTTGCAAATTATTAGTCTTTACTACTCTTGCTGTCTCCAATTTAAGATCATACATTAGATTATCTCATTACATAGTTAGACCTTCAATTATGCTTGATGATGGCAAATATGAAAAGGCGTTCACTGGGCTACCTGTTGAATTTCCTATCACTCTCCCCTCAACTAAGGAAGAGCTGTAATGAATCTGCTTAGCAAATCTCTTTGAACTTTAAAGTCACACAGGAACTCGGAAAGCATCTAACTCAGAAATTCTCAATTTTCCCATGAACATCGTAGAATCTGAGAAAAGCCATAGACACTTTCTTCAGAACACTGCACAtatgtatttacacacacacacacatacacacacaatttgCATACAGTTGCCTGGAGCTTAGAGACTGCCATGAAGCCCAGATTAAGAAGTGTTCCCATGCAGACTTTTCCTGTGAAAGACAAGGAAGTTAAGTGTAAAGACCTATCTAGATTGATCTTCCCAGAGATGCTGTTCCAATtgcaatctgattaaaaatgacaattttaaaaagaaactgaagacatgaGGTTTAAGAGACGTCACCTGATTTAAAAAACACTATGAATAAACTTTGAGAGTCAGGAGTCATTATAAAATGTGGGacttgcatatatattttctaagtGGAATATCATTTTTACGTGACATGTCCAAAGAAGAACAATGGCCCTTCCACCTGCTAAACTTGCTACACATTCTTTTATTTCACACtgtcatgtatattttaacatataagtCTACACTTTCCTTCCTGCTAGTTTCTTTTGAAATTGCACATATCAGTTTAACTATATTTTCCTCCCATTCTAAGGAAGGCCTACAAAGGTACTGTTTGTATGGTTACCTGTTTGTCTATTTGCTTGAGGAAATAAATTTAGTGTGGACCCACTGATACATGAAAAGGTTTTCACCTTGCAGTTAAGCTTCTTGAAGGGTAAAGTGAAGATTTAC is from Orcinus orca chromosome X, mOrcOrc1.1, whole genome shotgun sequence and encodes:
- the LOC101272034 gene encoding 40S ribosomal protein S27-like encodes the protein MPLARDLLHSSLEEEEKKQKKKWLIQSPNSYFMDGKCPGCCRIARVCSHSHMVVLCVGCSTELCQLMGGKARLTEGCSCRRKQH